Proteins found in one Neomonachus schauinslandi chromosome 1, ASM220157v2, whole genome shotgun sequence genomic segment:
- the GLT8D1 gene encoding glycosyltransferase 8 domain-containing protein 1 isoform X1, with protein MSFRKVNIIVLVLAAVLFLLVLHHNFLGLSSLLRNEVSDSGIVGFQPIDFVLNVPQQAIDGRQEEIPVVIAASEDRLGGAIAAINSIQHNTRSNVMFYIVTLNGTADHLRSWLSGSTLKTIRYKIVNFDTKLLEGKVKEDPDQGESIKPLTFARFYLPILVPSAKKAIYMDDDVIVQGDILALYNTPLKPGHAAAFSEDCDSASTKVVIRGAGNQYNYIGYLDYKKERIRKLSMKASTCSFNPGVFVANLTEWKKQNITNQLEKWMKLNVEEGLYSRTLAGSTTTPPLLIVFYQQHSTIDPMWNVRHLGSSAGKRYSPQFVKAAKLLHWNGHFKPWGRTASYSDVWEKWYIPDPTGKFSLIRRHMEISI; from the exons atgTCATTCCGTAAAG TAAACATCATCGTCCTGGTCCTGGCTGCTGTTCTCTTCTTACTGGTCTTGCACCATAACTTCCTCGGCCTGAGCAGTTTGCTAAGGAATGAGGTTTCAG ATTCAGGAATTGTGGGGTTTCAGCCCATAGACTTTGTCCTAAATGTTCCCCAACAAGCTATAGACGGGAGACAAGAGGAGATTCCTGTGGTCATTGCTGCATCTGAAGACAGGCTCGGGGGGGCCATTGCAGCTATAAACAGCATTCAGCACAACACTCGCTCCAATGTGATGTTCTACATTGTTACACTCAATGGTACAGCAGACCATCTCCG GTCCTGGCTCAGCGGCAGTACCTTGAAAACCATCAGGTACAAAATTGTGAATTTTGACACTAAACTTTTGGAAGGGAAAGTAAAGGAGGATCCTGACCAGGGGGAATCCATAAAACCA ttAACCTTTGCACGGTTCTACTTGCCAATTCTGGTTCCCAGTGCAAAGAAGGCCATATATATGGATGATGATGTAATTGTGCAAG GGGATATTCTTGCCCTTTATAATACACCATTGAAGCCAGGACATGCAGCTGCATTTTCAGAAGATTGTGACTCAGCCTCTACCAAAGTTGTcatccgtggagcagggaaccaa TACAATTACATTGGCTATCTTgactataaaaaggaaagaattcgTAAACTTTCCATGAAAGCCAGCACCTGCTCATTTAATCCTGGAGTTTTTGTTGCAAACTTGacagaatggaaaaaacaaaatataactaaCCAGCTGGAAAAATGGATGAAACTCAATGTAGA AGAGGGGCTGTACAGCAGAACACTGGCCGGCAGCACCACCACACCTCCCCTGCTGATCGTATTTTATCAACAGCACTCTACCATTGACCCCATGTGGAATGTCCGCCACCTTG GTTCCAGTGCTGGAAAACGATATTCACCCCAGTTTGTAAAGGCTGCCAAGTTACTCCATTGGAATGGTCACTTTAAGCCATGGGGAAGAACTGCTTCCTATTCTGATGTCTGGGAAAAATGGTATATTCCAGACCCGACAGGCAAATTCAGCTTGATCCGAAGACATATGGAGATctcaatataa
- the GLT8D1 gene encoding glycosyltransferase 8 domain-containing protein 1 isoform X2 translates to MVILTYLLTLGACFCLVGLKTSIYIRQKRKMSFRKVNIIVLVLAAVLFLLVLHHNFLGLSSLLRNEVSDSGIVGFQPIDFVLNVPQQAIDGRQEEIPVVIAASEDRLGGAIAAINSIQHNTRSNVMFYIVTLNGTADHLRSWLSGSTLKTIRYKIVNFDTKLLEGKVKEDPDQGESIKPLTFARFYLPILVPSAKKAIYMDDDVIVQGDILALYNTPLKPGHAAAFSEDCDSASTKVVIRGAGNQYNYIGYLDYKKERIRKLSMKASTCSFNPGVFVANLTEWKKQNITNQLEKWMKLNVEEGLYSRTLAGSTTTPPLLIVFYQQHSTIDPMWNVRHLGSSAGKRYSPQFVKAAKLLHWNGHFKPWGRTASYSDVWEKWYIPDPTGKFSLIRRHMEISI, encoded by the exons ATGGTAATTCTCACGTACCTGCTGACTTTGGGGGCTTGTTTTTGTCTTGTAGGGTTAAAAACTAGTATTTATataagacagaagagaaagatgTCATTCCGTAAAG TAAACATCATCGTCCTGGTCCTGGCTGCTGTTCTCTTCTTACTGGTCTTGCACCATAACTTCCTCGGCCTGAGCAGTTTGCTAAGGAATGAGGTTTCAG ATTCAGGAATTGTGGGGTTTCAGCCCATAGACTTTGTCCTAAATGTTCCCCAACAAGCTATAGACGGGAGACAAGAGGAGATTCCTGTGGTCATTGCTGCATCTGAAGACAGGCTCGGGGGGGCCATTGCAGCTATAAACAGCATTCAGCACAACACTCGCTCCAATGTGATGTTCTACATTGTTACACTCAATGGTACAGCAGACCATCTCCG GTCCTGGCTCAGCGGCAGTACCTTGAAAACCATCAGGTACAAAATTGTGAATTTTGACACTAAACTTTTGGAAGGGAAAGTAAAGGAGGATCCTGACCAGGGGGAATCCATAAAACCA ttAACCTTTGCACGGTTCTACTTGCCAATTCTGGTTCCCAGTGCAAAGAAGGCCATATATATGGATGATGATGTAATTGTGCAAG GGGATATTCTTGCCCTTTATAATACACCATTGAAGCCAGGACATGCAGCTGCATTTTCAGAAGATTGTGACTCAGCCTCTACCAAAGTTGTcatccgtggagcagggaaccaa TACAATTACATTGGCTATCTTgactataaaaaggaaagaattcgTAAACTTTCCATGAAAGCCAGCACCTGCTCATTTAATCCTGGAGTTTTTGTTGCAAACTTGacagaatggaaaaaacaaaatataactaaCCAGCTGGAAAAATGGATGAAACTCAATGTAGA AGAGGGGCTGTACAGCAGAACACTGGCCGGCAGCACCACCACACCTCCCCTGCTGATCGTATTTTATCAACAGCACTCTACCATTGACCCCATGTGGAATGTCCGCCACCTTG GTTCCAGTGCTGGAAAACGATATTCACCCCAGTTTGTAAAGGCTGCCAAGTTACTCCATTGGAATGGTCACTTTAAGCCATGGGGAAGAACTGCTTCCTATTCTGATGTCTGGGAAAAATGGTATATTCCAGACCCGACAGGCAAATTCAGCTTGATCCGAAGACATATGGAGATctcaatataa
- the GNL3 gene encoding guanine nucleotide-binding protein-like 3, protein MKRPKLKKASKRMTCHKRYKIQKKVREHHRKLRKEAKKRGRKKPRKDPGVPNSAPFKEALLREAELRKQRLEELKQQQKLDRQKEQEKKRKLETNPGVKPSYLEPVKKEFGQGKAKDKPKSGKQNPKKLYCQELKKVIEASDVVLEVLDARDPLGCRCPQVEESITQDGQKKLVLVLNKSDLVPKENLENWLNYLKKELPTVVFRASTNLKDKGKIIKHLKVRKRAPFKSEVCVGKDGLWKLLRGFQEAYGKAIQVGVIGFPNVGKSSIINSLKQERICNVGVSMGLTRCMQVVPLDKQITVLDSPSFIVSPLNSASTLALRSPASIEVVKPVEAASAILSQADARQVVLKFTVPDFKNPVEFFTSLAQRRGLHQKGGSPNLEGAAKLMWSEWTGASLGYYCHPPTSWTPPHFNEGIVTKMKQGLNLEELGRNNAHSIRTIRGPRLASSILFQSSGLTNGIIEEKDIPEELPKQKEKQQEEGENYNDLDSDQESVEAATGEKSLDMSGAEEAWEALPEESQADESAPSYMSDKMTEEEDDAYDFSTDYV, encoded by the exons ATGAAGCGACCGA agTTAAAGAAAGCAAGTAAACGCATGACCTGCCATAAGCGgtataaaatccaaaaaaag gtTCGAGAGCACCATCGAAAATTGAGGAAGGAGGCTAAAAAACGGGGTCGCAAAAAGCCTAGAAAAGACCCAGGAGTTCCAAACAGTGCTCCCTTTAAAGAAGCTCTTCTTCGGGAAGCTGAGCTAAGGAAACAGCGG CTTGAAGAACTAAAACAGCAGCAGAAACTtgacaggcagaaggaacaggaaaagaaaagaaaacttgaaactaaCCCTGGTGTTAAGCCGTCTTACTTGGAACCTGTGAAGAAG GAATTTGGGCAGGGCAAAGCTAAGGACAAACCCAAGTCGGGCAAACAGAATCCGAAGAAGTTGTATTGTCAGGAACTTAAAAAG GTGATTGAAGCCTCAGATGTTGTGCTGGAGGTGCTGGATGCCAGAGATCCACTTGGTTGCAGGTGTCCCCAGGTAGAAGAGTCCATTACCCAGGATGGACAGAAGAAGCTGGTACTTGTATTAAATAAATCAG ATTTGGTACCAAAGGAGAATTTGGAGAACTGGCTAAATTATTTGAAGAAGGAATTACCAACGGTGGTGTTCAGAGCCTCAACAAATCTGAAGGACAAGGGCAAGATAATCAAG CATTTGAAGGTAAGGAAGAGAGCTCCATTCAAAAGCGAAGTCTGTGTTGGGAAAGACGGCCTTTGGAAGCTTCTCAGAGGTTTTCAGGAGGCTTATGGCAAAGCCATTCAGGTTGGAGTAATTG GTTTCCCAAATGTGGGGAAAAGCAGCATCATCAATAGTTTAAAACAAGAACGGATATGTAATGTTGGTGTATCCATGGGGCTTACAAG GTGCATGCAGGTTGTCCCCCTGGACAAACAAATCACAGTCCTGGACAGTCCAAGTTTTATTGTGTCTCCACTTAACTCTGCCAGCACACTTGCTCTGAGAAGTCCAGCAAGTATTGAGGTGGTGAAACCAGTGGAGGCTGCAAGTGCCATCTTGTCCCAGGCTGATGCTCGACAG gtagtaCTGAAATTTACCGTTCCAGACTTTAAGAATCCTGTGGAGTTTTTTACATCGCTTGCTCAGAGAAGAGGATTGCACCAAAAAGGTGGAAGTCCAAATTTAGAAGGTGCTGCCAAACTGATGTGGTCGGAGTGGACAGG TGCTTCCTTAGGTTACTATTGCCATCCCCCTACATCCTGGACTCCTCCACATTTTAATGAGGGCATTGTGACAAAGATGAAACAGGGCCTTAATCTGGAAGAACTGGGAAGGAACAACGCACACAGCATACGTA CTATCAGGGGCCCTCGTTTAGCCAGCAGCATCCTTTTCCAGTCTTCGGGTCTGACAAATGGAATAATTGAGGAAAAGGACATACCTGAAGAACTgccaaaacagaaagagaagcagcaggaggagggggagaactACAATGACCTTGACAGTGACCAGGAAAGTGTTGAAGCAGCAACTGGT GAAAAGAGCTTAGACATGTCTGGGGCAGAAGAGGCCTGGGAGGCACTGCCTGAGGAGTCTCAAGCAG ATGAGTCAGCACCATCTTACATGTCAGATAAAATGACTGAAGAGGAAGATGATGCTTACGACTTCAGCACAGACTATGTATAA